The Streptomyces sp. NBC_01237 genomic interval GTCACGCCACAACCTGACCGGGGCCTCTGCCATGCCACCTGGCATAGCGTGCTCCTGGGCCTCCAGGCACACACTCCCACGCGCAAGCTATCGAGCCTCCCGCTCCTTGGCCGCCGTCCCAGCGAACGGGATCCGTGGCCAACGCGTGGCCAACAGCAGTCAGGAACAGGCAGAAACACCCAGATGGAGGCCGATCCAGTCAGTAACCCAGAACCCCCACCATGGGCAGTAAAACGCCTGGTCAGGGGCTTTCCAGCGGCCATTCCAGCCAGGGGTGGCGGCCCCCACAGGACTGATAGACGAAGACCGAGGCCAGCTGCCCCCGTTACAGCTCGCCTCCTTCCTTGCACCAGCACCGAGCCTTTGGCCAGGCACACGTGTCAGAGATTGGCCTCCGCCTCCTCGTCCGCACTGGTTTCGTCCTCGATCAGCCCGTACGGCGGCCGCTCCTCGTTGCGGCTGTAGCGCACCACCACGTCGTTCTCCACCAACGGCGGCGGGCTGTTGTCGGCGACGATGAGCTGGGCTCGGCTGCCGCGGTCCGCGAGCCAGCGAGAGAGGTGCTGGTAGAAGTCGCCGATCGCCACGGCGTCCGCGATCACGGCATCGAGGGTGCCGCCGTGGCCGAGGTTTTTCTGAGGGCTGTCGATCATGAGGAATCCGGGGTGTGCGGCCCCTCCTTCGACGGCGATCTCGAAGACGGCGAGCTGCCAGGCCAGGGTCAGCAGGGTGCGGGCGCCGGACGAGGCTTCTTGGTACGGCTCACCCCGTACGAAGGGGGTGAGGTCGGTCTTGATGAAGGGGGTACTGACCTTGGGGTAGCGCCAGGCCCGCAGGAGTTCGCCGTATCGGTTGCTGATCTTGACGATGACACGGTCACGGTCGTGGGAGGCGTCTCCGAGCTGTTCGAGTTCCTCCCGGAGACGGGCGATCTCGGTCTCGTGGCGTTGCACGGCGTCGGCCCGTTTGGTGAGTCCTTCGCGGAGCTTGACCGCGCTTTCGGCCTGTTCGAGTTGGCGCAGGATCTGCTCGCGCCTTCGGTGAAGGTCGTCGCGGGCGGCGAGGAACGGTGAGACGGAGGGGGACGTCGCGGTGTCCAGCGCGGCGGCGGCTGCCTCTTCCCGGAGGGCCGCGTCTTCGGCCTGGAGCTTGAGGGGGGCGAGTGAGGCACCGAGCTCGTCGATGTAGCTGCTGATCTCCTTGAGGCGGGCCTTGGTGGACCGGGTCTCCGCCTTGACGTCCACCCGGCTGTCCTCGGCCTGGCTGCCGGCGTCGGCAGTGCCCAGGACCAATGCGCCCTCTTCTGCGCTCAGCTCGTGATGGCACAGGCTGCAGCGTCCGTTGCCAGCGGTGGGGGAAGCCGAGAGCCGGTTCAGGCAGGCGGGGCAGGTGGTCACACTCAAGGGGTCGAAGAGCTGCTGCGCCTCGCCGAGCATGCCGAGCTTGAGGAGATCATCCGCGTACTGGGCCCGCAGAGGCATCAGGCGTTGGAGCTGCGTTTCGCAGTCCCGCAGGACCGCTGCCGCCCGGCGGGAAATCCCGGCCGCCGCTTTGTGCTGGCTGCGCAGTTGGGCCGCGAATTCCGTTCCCGCCTGCGCACGGCGGTCCAACTCCCTAAGCTGGCTCGTGATGTCGGCCAGTTCCCGTTCGTGGACGGCAGGAGTGGGTTCGCCGTTCAGCACGGTGGGAGCCTGCTCCACGACGAAGGTACGGGCTGCCGCGAGTTCGGCCTTGGCGCGGTTGAGCCGGCCGCCGAGTTCCTGGATGCGCTGGCCGAGTTCGACGGCGCGGTCGTCGTGAACGCCGAAAGCGACGTCGACGACTTGCCGCAGTTTGTGCTTGCGCATGTAGTCGTTCTCGAACAGGAAGTTCTTGTCCGCGACGCGTTCGTTGGGAAGGAAGGCGAGCCACATCACGTCGCGGAAGCTGAGCGGGTCCGTACGGGATTCGCTGTTGGTGGGCGCTTCGCGTAGCTGGACACCTGCGAGCTTGCAGTGGCTCAACAGGAGGGAGGACAGACTCTCCTGCGCCCCGGGCGGATCGATGGTCCTGCTCTCGGCCCGGGAGACGGTCGTGCTGTCGAGCGTTCCGCGGCGGACGAAGGCGACCTTTGAGGGCTCTCCGACCGACCGCTCGATCACATGAGGCTCGCCGGAGAGCTCCACCTCCAGAAGGCACGAACGGACCCTGCGCAGCACTTCCTGGTGGCGCGGATGCCGTTTCGCGCCGAGCCCGTAGGCGATGAACTCCAGCACCGCTGTTTTGCCGGAGCTGAACGCCCCGGCGATGACGGAGAGGTTCCGCACCCTCTGTCCGGAGGTGAAATCGACGTCGTAGGACCGCTCGATGCCGACCAGGCGCAGGCGGCGGATACGGATGCCGGGAAGCGGCTCCATGGTGATCATCCCTCCCAGGACGTTTCCAGCACGGGCCCCGGGCCCAGCACGCTCATGAGGGCAGCAGCAGGTCCGTCGGATCCGT includes:
- a CDS encoding DNA recombination protein RecN; its protein translation is MEPLPGIRIRRLRLVGIERSYDVDFTSGQRVRNLSVIAGAFSSGKTAVLEFIAYGLGAKRHPRHQEVLRRVRSCLLEVELSGEPHVIERSVGEPSKVAFVRRGTLDSTTVSRAESRTIDPPGAQESLSSLLLSHCKLAGVQLREAPTNSESRTDPLSFRDVMWLAFLPNERVADKNFLFENDYMRKHKLRQVVDVAFGVHDDRAVELGQRIQELGGRLNRAKAELAAARTFVVEQAPTVLNGEPTPAVHERELADITSQLRELDRRAQAGTEFAAQLRSQHKAAAGISRRAAAVLRDCETQLQRLMPLRAQYADDLLKLGMLGEAQQLFDPLSVTTCPACLNRLSASPTAGNGRCSLCHHELSAEEGALVLGTADAGSQAEDSRVDVKAETRSTKARLKEISSYIDELGASLAPLKLQAEDAALREEAAAAALDTATSPSVSPFLAARDDLHRRREQILRQLEQAESAVKLREGLTKRADAVQRHETEIARLREELEQLGDASHDRDRVIVKISNRYGELLRAWRYPKVSTPFIKTDLTPFVRGEPYQEASSGARTLLTLAWQLAVFEIAVEGGAAHPGFLMIDSPQKNLGHGGTLDAVIADAVAIGDFYQHLSRWLADRGSRAQLIVADNSPPPLVENDVVVRYSRNEERPPYGLIEDETSADEEAEANL